TCTATACAAGAATATAGGCATCACACTTATGAATCTAAATTTATAACCACTTACATGTATTAGCTATTCTCAATAAACCATCTACGTTTGCTACCCACCTACAGTAGCTATAGTTTCAAACTGGGAACACCGCAAATTTATGTACTTTCCCTGAGATCAGTAATCCAAAATAAATAGCCCTGCAAAAGTAACAGTGTAAACTCTGGATTTAAGTCTTCGGTAAGGATCAGTCCTCTAAAGCCAAGAAAAACATTAAGCAAACGTAAACACAGCAATCATTTTGTCAGTTTCGAGTTAATTCTCAGCGACAGTGGAGCCTCATGTGAGACGTAGCATCCAAATGTTGAAGACCCGTCAATTTTATTGTACAATACAGTTGTCCTAGTTGCTCACTTTCCTATCATTGTACCCCTGAACGCGTCCAGCAGGGATTATGGATCTCCAAATCGTGACCCAGTTCTGCTCTTCCATTCTGCACAATCTTTACAGTGCCTTTAAAACCACTCCTTCTGAGGTTCCTACTCTTGAATAGAGGAATGGCGAATAGATCTGTGATAATCCTCTGGACTAGTCACAAGTTCTGGCAAATCATAGCCTCTCAGCAGATGTCCACTGTTTTGTTGAGCAAAGTAATACAGCTGCCTGGCAAACATTGGTTCAACCTTAAGGACAGACAAAATGTTAATCAGACACATGACAAAACTTCAGGCTCCTCATCTTAGTTATTCAGGgtggttttaaattaaaaacaagatGGGGCAGAACAGTTCTGCTTACCAGAATGGGAATACAATTTCACTGGTTTCACTAATCTCTGTTTTAAACTAGGTCTTGCCTAGCCTAGCCTAGCTCTGCTGCCAAGTGTCTCACTACCTGCACGCATTCCTTACCTTCACCACCTTCACTATAAGGGACTGTAGCAGTGACACGAATGATGCATCAAACATGCAGTCCCTTAGCCAGCCCCAGGCCTGTGAGCAATGACCACAAGACACATATGCCCACAGCCACTCCAAGTGTTTAAACACATATTGAACACGCCAAAAGTCTTGTCTGCGCTGCAAAGTACTTTGAGGACTTTACTTGAAATGTTGGAGCCTTCAGGTAGGCTGAGATATGTTGCCAAATGACTGTGTCCGAAGTTAGATTTAAACCTAAAATCAAGATTACTCTTGTTTCTGTTCATTCAAGCTCTGATGAGGAATTTGTTCAACCACCAAGTGGGATTTGTTTGGGTTAACACTGCCTTCACTTCTGTCTCTTCAGAAACCACCACTCCCTGTCAAGGCTCTGGGCTCTGACTATAAATATTTGAGCTGTACAGAGAACAAACACCTTGAAGCTGTCCTTACTCTCAGTGGAGGACAGGCTGGATGACACTTGTCCACAACCCTCTCCTGCTGGCCAGCCAATCCCTCCATGTTAAAAGACACAGACACTGTTTTGGAGGAAATAAACGCCATGGTGGAGATGGGAAGGCAGTGGGACAGGTGCCCCAGACAGCTTTCAGTGCATAACCATTTGGTGGGATGATAGAGTCCCACCAGCCCACACGTCAGGACAGATCGACAGGATGAGCAGATTCAGCAACTGGCAAAGGAGAAGCAAAGCTCTGGAAAGAGCAGGAGGTACAGGCTCACGGAGAAGATACCAGCACAAGAGATGGATAAGGGAGCTGGAGGGAGGATGCTACAAAGCAGGGATGGGAAGCTGGAAAGCCAAAATAAGAATGGGAAAAAGTTGAAGGAGAGTCAGGGATAGGCAACCATCTCTAACTAGTCATTGCACAGCTCAGGATGGATATGTGAGCTTCTCAACTTCCACCCCAGAGACCTGCCAGGCAGCAGTGTGGCAGCACGAACGCGACACAGCTAAGCAGAGGCCACAGCTTGCGGCAGAAGTCTGACTTGGCACCCATCCTGCTACTGAAGGGGTTTTCGAAAAATTTAAAAGAGATGGCAGTTTTCATCTCAAGGACGCAGTAAGCTAAGCCCTGCCACTAATGTGAGCATTACCACCTCTCTTGTGGTTTTATGGGCCAATACAGCCAATTCAGAAAGTACCTGGTCTCAGTCTCCACCATCACCTTCCCTCTGAGTGCATCCCGAAACAGCAGCTTTGAGTGTGTGTGAACTGAGGTCAGTCAGCCCACGAGCCTGACAGCTACTGAACCCTGAAGCTACACAGGCAGCCCCTGCATCCCATTAAGGGCTGAGGCCCTTGAGATGCAGGCTGGGATTCTGGGATACCTTCAGGTTCAGTGGCTGTAAAAGCACCACATCCTGCAGTGGCCAGGCAGCCCAAGCAGCTGCACAACTGGGCTGCTGGTGGTAACAACACAGTTCAGCATTTCCAGGTACATTTCAGCTTTAGATGGGATTTGCAACAGATCACAAATGACATGCTCTATAGAGAGGGAAAATCAggtgctctgccctgctgcggGCTTCCAGTCAGTCCTTGGCAGATCTGGGGATTAAACCTTGCTCTGGAAAGTGCTGCATTTTCAACAATTTACCACCTCTCTCATAATCTACATGAGGCACAAAAGCCTGACTGGCAGATTCACATCCTCCAAGGAGTGTGCTTGTTTTAGGTAAGGCAGAAATCCTACTTACATGGGCTGTAATTAGTTTCCTCTGCCTCTGTGGATCTGGAAATTCCTCCCCAAAGCACAGAGTGACCTGATATCTCGGCAGCGGACGTCCATGGTGAGCAAAGTCTTGCAGGTCTGGGAAGAGAGAAAGTACCATGCTGTGGAATAATCAGGGGAGACAGGCAAGCACCACACAGCTACTCACTCACTCCCACCATCAGCACgggagagaaaaacagaatggcaaaaggaaaaaaaaattgtgggttgagataaagacaatttaatgggtaaaaagaaacaaagaagacaaaacaaagaaaaacaagcaatGGAAAAAACAATCACTCGTGATCAGCTGACCTACACACAGCCAGTGCCCAAGCAACAGCAACCTCTGGCTAATTCCCCCATGCCCCGTTTTACTGCAGAATGCAAGGTCATATAGAATGGAATATCCCTCAGCTAGGATTGTTGAAGGGACTGTGCCCCTTCCAAGACTCTTGTCCACCTCAGACTGTAGCCTGGGAGGGCAGAATGAGACAAGGAGAAAGCCTTGACATTGTGCTTGCACTGTTCAACATCAGCTAAATTGTTCCTGTGTTATCAGCACTGTTTAGGTCacaaatccaaagcacagcacCACAAGGAttgctatgaagaaaattaacccTGCTCCAGTCAAAACCAGTACAGGCCAGTAAGACAGACTTTGTGGATGACCTTGCAGCACAGTGGAGAAGATAAAGTAACTCCAGGGGTTGATGAGAGAGGTcaggaaaaagacaaaaggtCTGACAAGACACTGAGTTTGGAGACCTTCCCTCGGATCAGGGGGATCTAGTTACAACACTGCAACTTTTCTGTTTACTTTGTCTCACAATTAATTTCATATGCACAAAACTGAGATGTCTTCCAATTAGTACTTCTATGGGACCCCAACTGCAGAATCCCTGGAGCAGACACTACTGGTATCATTCAAAGAAACCATTCAAGCAGACACACAAGAGCAGCACTGAAATGGCTTGGTAGTGCCAGAGACACAAAATACTGCCAGGCACAAAAATTCGCCACAGCCAGACTGTAACAGAGGTAAGGTCACTGTCACACTGAGATAAGGAAGGGGAAAGGGCTCTATTTCAGCCATGTACTGAGCCAGGAAAAGAGCTTTCTGTGTCTTCTGTGCCCCTGCACTCTCTTTGCTAACCCAAAACCTTGTGCAAAGTGAAATGATGAAATATTATTATTCTAATAGTCAGTGTCCCCTATGAAAAGTAGCAGGGGAGGCCTTTATAAGGTATTCCCACTCAGACCAAAATCTCCAGTGTTGTGGACCAAATGTTGTGGTTTTGACACTTCATTTCCAtccagaaaagagaaaattcaatCTAACACAATATCCTTGCTAAAGTGTGTGTTAAGTACTGTGTTTCTACACAGCTGATAAGTAAATATTCCATTTTAATTTATAACCCTGTTCATGCTTTCTGGGAAAAGCTGCAATTAATATTAAAGCCAATGTATTATAATGAAGCACCCTCCCTGCTAGAGAGGGAAAGGAGAGCCTTTGAACTTGACACGACAAATGCATCTTTTCCCAAAGTACACCCCTACCATTCCTACTCTAACTGCAAGCTTTTCAGACCAAGATATGGATTCAGTAGCTATCACAACAGCATCCCAACCCTGGCTTGGACTACTACTCTTACTGAAAGGGCCAGTAAAGCAAGTAAAACAATGGGCAGCTCACTTAAAATATGGAGTAAAATGTAGCTTTCCCCAAAGTCTTCCCAGAAAACCCTGAAATGTGCCATGAGCTCTCTGGGGATAAGGCAAGAAAGAAGAGATCTTTTCCATGGGACTCTGCTTCCCTCTGTGTAGCTACAGGACAAGGAAGGATGATCCACCCAAGGCCAATCCAGCTGATGTGCAACTTCTTTCAACTTCCTCTTTCCCTTATTTTACTTGACCTCAGCAGTTCTCCAAATCCTGAATACCTGTGAGAGTACCCATAGCACAGACCTGGAGAAGAAAGCCCTTTCTTTCCCACCACCCGGATAATCATGGTTTGAGTTCAGCCCTGCACTTCTCCAAAACCTTCCACTCGCTCTGTCTTCCTTTCCAGGCCCAAGTGCATCATCCAACACCCAAGGGCTCCCCATGTGCCTCCCCAAACCTTTCCCACCTCCTGATACTCCTGCTCCCACTGCCACTCCTTCTGTCCCACCAACCGTTCTCTGGCTGCCACCCTCACACTCCAAgctattttcttctgttcttctaCTCTCCACCCAGCCCAATTTACAACAATTACAATGCATTTATCCCTCTCTGCAGAGACCATTCCCCTGGTTTCTGGTTTATTGCCCCATTTTAGCTTTCTCAGCAGCAGAAGCTTCTCAGCACAGGCCCCGATGCTCCACTGCAGTTTGCATTGTAGGGTTGAGCTCCTCAGTGGTTTCCCAAGAGCTGTGGTTGGTTCATAGCAGTTCTGCATCTGTCCCTTTCTCTGCTGTTCTTGATTtccctccctggcagagatCATCTACCTCTCTTCCCAGGGGAGTCCCAGTTTCCCAGCATAGGGGAATCCCTGAGCTCGCTCGCAGGCTGGGACCTCAGCACATTCAATTAACACAGCAGATGTGTCAGGCCCATGGCAAGTCACTTCCAAACTTCACTGAGCATCATGCAAAAACTCGCTTTGCACACACCACAGACTGTGACTGCAACCACACACTTGGGTTTGCACAGGCACTGGTGCATAAGTAATTTAGGAGGGGTGAAAAATAACTATTGCTTGAGCTTATCTTTGGGGTTAGGTATCTAAAAAGAGATGTCCTGTCAATCATTTGGAAGAACCCAGAGCACATCTAAAAAACCAcctgagaaaagggaaagggattTCCAAAACCATCACCAGGCACAGAATTATACATCTTTAAATTAGCATGTGATTGAAGCCCAACCCAAAGCCTGACCTCAAATTCCCCTTTCTAACTGTCAATTCTCACATCTATATAAGATTTCTCtctttaaatgcattttttcttgGCTGTTTCTCTAGGACAGAGTATCAGCCTTGGAATGTAAAGTATGCTAAAACTGATGATTTGGATTTCatttgttgggggtttttaaatGTTGCAAGGCATTATCTCCCTGAGAGTGTCatgccagtgctgctgccctgtTCTAGCAAGAAAACACACCAAACCATAGCCACTTAGTTCACCTCTAAGTGATGCCAGAAATATCCAGAAAGGGCCAATGTCTATTCCTGCAGCCCAAGCTGTCCTCTAGGACAATGACTACCTCCCACCAGTTTCTATGCCTGGACAGCTCTCCTCTCTCTAACTGTGCAGATGTGCTGGGAAGAGGGGTTGAAGCTTTGCCCCTTCCCTTCACAGGCTGTAAGGAAAAGGCACTGTCCTAAAGCAttcccctgctccctccccctGCACTACCTGGTACAAAATGAGACCTTTCCAGAGAGCTCTGGTGAGGTATGCACCTCCTTCCTCAGAATATTAGGCAGTCCTGAAATTCCAGAGTGTGTTAAATCCTTTTGAATTCCTAGATATTTTTTAGACACTGGCACAGACTGAAAAGAAGGCTTGCTACTGAAATTTGTATACTCTGGGCAAGACCTCGGGCTTGCTCTGGGTCAAGCTGAGAGGAGTGCAGGTGCAAACCACAGACCTGTCCATGACTTAGACTAGCAAATCCAAGATGAGGATCCAGTTTTCTGTGTCAATTTATGGAAAAACTATTTTGCTAGGTTCCTCCTTATGCTTCATATAGGAATGTGAGAGATTGGGTGTCACCAGCTGAGCCTCAGTTGACTCCTGCTGGTCTGTGCACGGGCATTGAATGTGCAGAGAGCAGAAATGTATAGGATTAATCAGGATTCAAGCACCCCTTGGCTGCATTTGCCCAGAAGTATCAAGGGGCAATTCTCACTTTAATGAAAAGAGCATTCCCATAAAGCTGATTTGGACAGTGACCAGGTGACATTTCCAAAAGGGTATCAAAGCCATAGTGGGAATTACCTGCTAAAAACTGCTGAGTATCAAAGAGCTTGCATGTTTGGTCCCGCTCCAGCTTGTTGGGTCGGTCACTGCAGAGCATCATAGGCCCATCCCAGTAGATCCTGCTTTGGCAAAGTCTCTTAGCGTAGAGGCCATCAGGTGCCATCCATAGAATTACTCCTCGTTCCAGGTGGTTCAGCAGTTTTTCTATGTTCTTCCTCTGGCCATTATCCTCTGGATAAGGGAAGATAACTTGGTCCAGACTGCTGACCTCATAGCTTTGCCCATGGGATATCCTACAGCCTTCAGGACTGGAAGTTGTCACCTCCTTCACCAGTATTTCACGGTAATATAAGCAGATGTGGAGTCGGCAGTCTACAAGGAGAAACAAgcagacaaacaaaaaacaatcaCTGTGATAAATTAGTATGGATGTTTTATGTTTCAGATCTGTGCTAAGGCCAAGAGACAAGTTTACATAAGATTTCTGAGCCCAGTGGTCAGCACCACCCAGGAGGTCAAattagtgaaaaaaataaaaagaatataaataCTAATTATTTTGGGCACAGTAGCATTAATGTTCTCTCATCTTATTAAAAGGGCCACTGATGTGTGGGAATTCAGTAGGAACTAAAATCCCACAAACTTCACATTtccatttaaaaggaaaaatctgcaCAGAAAAAGTTGATGTTGGTCACATTTTCCAAGTTCATGTCAGAGTTAAACCCACCGGCTCAGTACACTTCCTCAGATTTAACGAGGAAGTAGCTGTGTTTCCCCCCAGACTTTGCATAGAAAAGGCTTCTGCACAGGGGACCTGCAAACTTGCACTCAGCTGCCTGGAGAGAAGCAACTGCTGGCTCCAGCTCCAACAGGGCTGTACCCAAAATCCCCCGCCTTGCTTTCAAATGCCCATTTGGTCCACTTGGCTGACTCCTACAAATTCACACAGCACTgaaactatatatatatatatatatatatatatatatatatatatatatatatgtagtaTATACATGTGTGTACAATGTatgttcacacacacacacaaagaaacaCACATCTACACACCCACACTGACCCTGACTCAGGAGAACAATCCCACTTAAGAAACCCACCAAGCAGCACTTTATAGGTCTATCCAttatttctgtgaaaagcaCATTCCCACACCTTTTCCCAGAATTATTCAGAAAGTTCCCCAGCATCCAGACATCTGCAAACCTGGCTGAAATaacttcccttttctttcctgaatgtctttttttttttttttcccaccaggaatagcaaagcagagcaaagcCAGATGGCTCCAAGATGCACTATCAATTTTGAGGGGGGGTCCTCCCAAATGAAAACCTGAGCCTTAAGTCACTGACACTCCTAAATTGCCAAACTCCCCTGAGAAGGTCTGATTTGGTGTCTCACCAAAGCAACCCAGCACTAACACCACAAGCCAGCGAAGCACTTCCATAAGCTTTAACCATCTCCATCCcttggagctggggctggaagtGCTTAAGTATCCTGGAAAACAGACTTACAACCATACACCCAAATTCATTCATTAaagaggtttctttttttttcctcttttttcctttcatctgaAAGGAGAGATGGTGCCTGGGCAAGTCAGAAGTGGGAGTCTCTTGTCAAACTCCCCAGGAAGCCTGGGGGGTTATGGACCTTACCTGACAGAGCGAGGGCTTCACCAGACCTTATGCTTGGCTCAATCGGGATGCCAGGAGTCTGGGACTCAGGAGGAGCACAAGCATAAAAGGTTCCTGTCACCTGACAACCTGTTTCCACAAACAAAAGTCAGTGACAGAGGTCTAAATCCTAAAGAAAAAGCTAGGGCAGAGATCACAGCAATGCAAAAGTGAGTTTTCCTAGGCCCCAATAGgaactctctctctctttccccttcTTCTTAAAAAGGTCCtgttttccccttcttcttAAAAAGGTCCTATTTCCCAATTCCTCCATGTAGGCCAACTCTGCCAATCATTCCAGATGTTACCTGGACTATATTTTCAATTTGCTCTGCATGAAATAATCCCTTAGTGTTTCTATATTCCCCCTAGTCCTTTTCCTTACTTAACATGTTATTCCATTAgagaaataatttacatttttaactAGACTACAGTGCTCTTAAAAGTCGCCTGCATGAAACAATTCATATTTCCAAAAAACTTCACTAATGATGGGTATAACAATAAAGCTAGGATTAACACT
This sequence is a window from Anomalospiza imberbis isolate Cuckoo-Finch-1a 21T00152 chromosome 1, ASM3175350v1, whole genome shotgun sequence. Protein-coding genes within it:
- the IRF4 gene encoding interferon regulatory factor 4 — encoded protein: MNLEPGECGMNSVSCGNGKLRQWLIDQIDSGKYPGLVWENDEKSIFRIPWKHAGKQDYNREEDAALFKAWALFKGKFREGIDKPDPPTWKTRLRCALNKSNDFEELVERSQLDISDPYKVYRIVPEGAKKGAKQISMEEQPLMMNHPFPITSPYTALPSQVPNYMVPHERNWREFAPEQPHPDIPYQCASIPFATRGHHWQGPGCENGCQVTGTFYACAPPESQTPGIPIEPSIRSGEALALSDCRLHICLYYREILVKEVTTSSPEGCRISHGQSYEVSSLDQVIFPYPEDNGQRKNIEKLLNHLERGVILWMAPDGLYAKRLCQSRIYWDGPMMLCSDRPNKLERDQTCKLFDTQQFLADLQDFAHHGRPLPRYQVTLCFGEEFPDPQRQRKLITAHVEPMFARQLYYFAQQNSGHLLRGYDLPELVTSPEDYHRSIRHSSIQE